A genomic window from Cytobacillus suaedae includes:
- the uvsE gene encoding UV DNA damage repair endonuclease UvsE, giving the protein MRIRLGYVSHALSLWECSPAKTMTFTRYKQLEEIERIQKLKEITAHNLRSTLRMIYYNIAHDIHVYRMSSSIVPLATHPEVMWDYRSVFKKQLKEIGTAVKKSKIRVSFHPNQFTLFTSDKEHITDNAVIDMQYHYDLLDGMGLADISNINIHVGGAYGDKITAIERFHQNIVKLPDHIKKRMTLENDDKTYTTEETLKVCKKEQIPLVFDYHHHQANLGSTDLSELLPEVFSTWDHFGIIPKVHISSPKSEKEFRSHADYVDAEFILPFLHLAREVDQDFDIMIEAKQKDKACLKLTEDLSKIRGVKRIDGGTIEW; this is encoded by the coding sequence TTGAGAATTAGATTAGGTTATGTCTCACATGCATTGTCATTATGGGAATGCTCCCCAGCAAAGACCATGACTTTTACAAGATATAAGCAGCTTGAAGAAATAGAAAGAATTCAAAAACTCAAAGAAATCACGGCACATAATTTGCGTAGCACATTACGAATGATTTACTACAACATCGCCCATGATATTCACGTCTATAGAATGTCTTCATCTATTGTACCTTTAGCTACCCATCCCGAAGTCATGTGGGATTATCGGTCTGTTTTTAAAAAACAACTAAAGGAAATCGGTACTGCTGTAAAAAAAAGTAAAATCCGTGTAAGCTTTCACCCGAACCAATTCACATTATTTACAAGTGACAAGGAACATATTACAGACAATGCAGTTATTGATATGCAGTACCATTATGACCTTTTAGATGGAATGGGCCTAGCGGATATCTCAAATATTAATATCCATGTCGGAGGAGCCTACGGTGACAAGATTACGGCAATAGAGAGATTTCATCAAAACATTGTAAAGTTACCAGATCACATAAAAAAGAGAATGACATTGGAGAATGATGACAAGACCTACACAACGGAAGAAACCCTTAAGGTTTGTAAAAAAGAACAGATTCCACTCGTATTTGATTATCATCACCACCAAGCAAATCTTGGCTCAACTGACCTTTCGGAGCTATTACCTGAGGTTTTTTCCACTTGGGATCATTTTGGCATTATTCCTAAGGTTCATATTTCTTCACCCAAGTCTGAAAAAGAATTTAGAAGTCATGCAGACTACGTGGACGCAGAGTTCATTTTACCTTTTCTTCATCTTGCACGTGAAGTAGATCAAGATTTTGATATTATGATTGAAGCTAAGCAAAAAGACAAAGCTTGCCTCAAGCTTACTGAAGACCTTTCTAAAATTAGAGGTGTTAAGCGTATCGATGGCGGCACGATCGAATGGTAA